Sequence from the Microbacterium dextranolyticum genome:
CGGGAACGACTGCAACCGCGACGGCGCCATCAGCGCCACCGCTCCCCCGAGCACGGCAGCACGGTCAGCGTCGTCGAGGGCACCGTGCACGTGCACGCTCTCAGACGCGATCCCCGCGTCGACGGCGAGCGCGACCACCGCCTGCTCGTCTTCCGCCGGCACGTCGAGAACCACGACCGGCAGATCGACGCCCGATCGCACGACCGCATCGAAGGCATCCGCCAGCCGCGCCGACGGCGCGGTCGAGCCCGACACCATCACGAAGCCCTCCGGCAGGCCCAGGGCACGTCGACGCCCGACCTCGTCGACCGGCACGGCGAACCCGGCGGGTGCGGCCCCCGCGATGACACGCACACGATCGCCGAGAGCAGTGATCTCAGACAGCCGCTCAGCCAGGGCGTGAGAAGGCACCACGACGGCGTCGGCATGCTTCGCCGCCCGCTTGAGCATCGAACGGTGCCAGGTGACGGCGGTGCGAGCGAGTTCGCCCGGGCGCTCCCAGGCATCCAGATCCCACAGGGTGACGACCGTCTGGTCGAGATCATGCACCCGATCGTGCTTGACCAGCGGCGCGAGCAGCGTCGGCGAATGGATCATGCCGCCCCCGATGCTCGAGGGAACGCCCAGCTGCCAGGCCGCGGCGAGCTCGCGACGCGGCAGCGGTGCGCGGGTCAGCTCGGTGACACCCGGAACGGATGCCTCGACGAGCGCCGCGGCATCCGCAGCGTGCGGCACGATCCCCACGACGGCGCACCCCTCCGGCGCCGTGGCGACGAGAGCGCGAGCGAGCTCTCGCGACGCCATCGCCGAGGCAGGATCGGTCGGCGCGACGATCTGGTCGAGCATGACCCGCAGCAGAGCGGTCATCGCGATCAGCCTTCCGGTATCGCGCTCGGCGACGGCGGGTACAGCGCCTGCTGAATGAGGTCGCGCACGTGTGCGTATTGGTCGGCCGTCGGCTCGTCGGTGTTGAGGCCTGCACCGTCCGGCGTCAGCTCGAGTGTCGCCACCGGCTGGTCCTTCGCTTTGACGGCGAGATCGATCAGGAACGGCAGCAGCGCCGAGGGGATGTCGGTCTTGACCAGATCCTGACCCGCCGCGGCGATCTGCTGGAACCGGGCGAGCACATTGGCGGGGTTCGCCTGCGCGAGGATCGCCTGCTGCAGCTCGCGCTGACGGCGCATGCGATCCCAGTCGCTCGTCGTGTACCGCGACCGGGCGTACCATTGGGCCGTGTCGCCGTTCATGTGCTGCTGACCGGGCTCGATCCACCCGATCGCCCAGTCCTCGGCCGGCTCGCCCTCGTAGGTGGGCCCGCCGCCCTCGGGCAGGCGCTCCTGAACGTTGATGTCGACCCCGCCGACGGCGTCGACGATATCGGCGAAGCCCTTCATGTCGACGAACACGTAGTACGGGATCTCGATGCCCATGACGCCCTCCGCGGCGTCCCGCGT
This genomic interval carries:
- a CDS encoding glycosyltransferase, which produces MTALLRVMLDQIVAPTDPASAMASRELARALVATAPEGCAVVGIVPHAADAAALVEASVPGVTELTRAPLPRRELAAAWQLGVPSSIGGGMIHSPTLLAPLVKHDRVHDLDQTVVTLWDLDAWERPGELARTAVTWHRSMLKRAAKHADAVVVPSHALAERLSEITALGDRVRVIAGAAPAGFAVPVDEVGRRRALGLPEGFVMVSGSTAPSARLADAFDAVVRSGVDLPVVVLDVPAEDEQAVVALAVDAGIASESVHVHGALDDADRAAVLGGAVALMAPSRLQSFPWRVVEALAVGVPVIAADSAVHREVVWDGGSLVADVEAMADALSTVLGSAEVVDRFAVLAADRGRAFSWLSAAERVWQLHADL